In Bacteroides cellulosilyticus, the genomic stretch TAAACGAGATCATGGAAATAGAAACTCCACAAGGAAAACTGTCCCTGAACATCGGTGGTACCATCGACCGCATGGACAGTAAGGGCGATACCTTACGTATTGTGGACTACAAAACCGGTGGCAGCCCCAAAACTCCCGAGAATATAGAGCAACTGTTCACTCCTGCCGACGGACGTCCAAACTATATTTTCCAAACTTTCCTGTACGCTTCCATCATGTGCCGCAAACAATCGTTGAAGGTTGCCCCTTCCCTGCTCTACATTCACCGTGCAGCATCAGAAACTTATTCTCCTGTAATTGAAATGGGGGAAGCCCGCCAACCGAAAATACCGGTCAACAACTTCGCTTTCTATGAAGATGAGTTTCGCGAACGCCTGCAAAACCTATTACAAGAAATATACAATCCGGAAGAACCCTTCACACAAACTGAAGATAAAAGGAAATGTGAGTTCTGTGATTTCAGAGACCTGTGCAGACGCTAATAAAAAAACAGACCGTCCGTTCACCTGGAACAGACGGTCTATATGACTCGGACAGACCATCTGTTTCAACCCAACAGACGGTCTGTTTTTCTTTATTGTATCATTTATTTTTTCAACGGAACAGAGAAACTGAATATAGAACCTTCACCCTTCTTCGAGGTAAACCACAACTTACCACCATTCTTCACCACAAAATCCTGGCACAACAACAATCCCAAACCGGAACCTTCTTCATTGTTAGTACCGAATGTGCTGAAGTGAGTATCTGTATGCAGCAATTTCTTTTGTCCTTCTTCGTCAATACCGCAACCGTGGTCTTGTACGCTGACTACCGCCATGCCATCTTTCGCTTCCAGCTTCACCAGCACCTCAGAGTTTTCGTTACTGAACTTAATAGCATTGCTTATCAGATTGCGTATTACAGTCTTCAGCATATCAATGTCGGCAGATACAGCTAACTTCTCCGGTTTCTCTTCACGGATTGTAATCTTCTTCATACCGGCTACCATATTGAAGATGTCGATCACTCCATCCACAACTTCTACTACATCAATATCCTGATATACTACATTCAACTTACCAATCTGGCTCTTAGTCCACTTCAGCAAGTTATCCAACAGGGAGAATACATCTTCTGTCGTCTGATTTGCCATTGTCAGCAGCTCATACATCTCAGCACCGATTTTTTCGGACGGCAGATTCAATATCAACATATTCAGCACCATCTTGATGGAGCCCATAGGAGAACGTAAATCATGAGCAATCACCGAATAAAGTTTGTCACGTCCGGCAATGGTACGTTGCAATTCTTCGGTTTTATTCAAAATAATACGTTTGGCAGCTACCAACGAAATTTGGTGGGTTACACGGATAATCAGCTCTTCCTTGTTAAAAGGTTTGGAGATAAAATCATTTGCTCCCACCTGGAAACCTTTTACAATATCCGTCGTGCTGTTCAGTGCAGTCAGGAAGATGATAGGAATATCTGCGGTTTTGGGATTTGCTTTCAAATGTTGTGCCACCTCAAAACCACTCATATCCGGCATCATCACGTCCAGCAACACCAAATCCGGGTTTTCCTTATCTACCTGCTCTAATGCTTGCCGACCGTTACTTGCCGTAGCGATTGCAAATTTTTCATTTGTCAAGAGTACCTTCAACAATAATACGTTGGACATCACATCGTCGACGATGAGAATTTTGTACTCAGAAGGATTAATTTCCATATTCATCTTATACAATATTGTTTTCCCGTTTATCTATATAATCTATTTACGATATTCCTTAAAATATTCCACAATCCGCTTCAAACCGTCTTCCAGTTCAATGGTAGGCTTCCAGTTCAGCTTCTCTTTTGCCAGCGTAATATCCGGCTGACGTTGTTTAGGATCATCATGCGGAAGTGGCTTGAACACCAACTTCGACTTCGACCCTGTCAACTGGATCACTTTTTCCGCTAATTCGAGGATGGAAAATTCATTCGGATTTCCAAGGTTCACCGGACCAATAAATTCATCCTCCGTGTTCATCATTCTCACCATTCCCTCTATGAGGTCATCAATATATTGAAAGCTTCGCGTCTGATCTCCTGTTCCATAGATAGTTATATCATGATCCTGCAATGCCTGAACCACAAAATTGGAAACCACTCTTCCATCATTCGGCAGCATTCGTGGGCCATACGTGTTAAAGATACGAATAATTTTAATACGAATGTTGTTTTGCCGGTGATAATCCATAAACAAAGTTTCAGAACACCGTTTCCCTTCATCATAACAAGAACGGATGCCTATTGGATTTACATTTCCCCAATAACTTTCCACCTGAGGATGCACTACCGGATCACCATATATTTCACTGGTAGATGCCTGTAGAATCTTGGCATTCGTCTTCTTTGCCAATCCCAGCATATTAATGGCTCCCAATACAGAAGTCTTAATCGTTTTGATCGCATCATATTGGTAATGTATCGGTGATGCCGGACAAGCTAAATTGTATATTTCATCAAGAGTTTCGGTATGATAGGGAAATTCCACATCGTGATGCACAAACTCAAAAAGAGAATTGCTTTTCAGATGCTCGATATTTGCTTCCGCGCCGGTAAATAGATTGTCAAGACATATCACATGATGTCCTTCATTTATCAACCGTGTGCATAAGTGCGACCCTATAAAACCAGCACCACCGCTAACCAATATATTTTTCATGTAAGTTTTTTATAATGTCCGAAGACTTATGAAACCTGTTCATTTGTTTATGATGGCAAAAGTAGGAGATTTGGTTAACTTATGCAAGTTTGTAACAAGATATTTCACTTGTTAATGATAACAAAAGAACATAATAGAAACAAAAATGCCCAA encodes the following:
- a CDS encoding response regulator; this encodes MNMEINPSEYKILIVDDVMSNVLLLKVLLTNEKFAIATASNGRQALEQVDKENPDLVLLDVMMPDMSGFEVAQHLKANPKTADIPIIFLTALNSTTDIVKGFQVGANDFISKPFNKEELIIRVTHQISLVAAKRIILNKTEELQRTIAGRDKLYSVIAHDLRSPMGSIKMVLNMLILNLPSEKIGAEMYELLTMANQTTEDVFSLLDNLLKWTKSQIGKLNVVYQDIDVVEVVDGVIDIFNMVAGMKKITIREEKPEKLAVSADIDMLKTVIRNLISNAIKFSNENSEVLVKLEAKDGMAVVSVQDHGCGIDEEGQKKLLHTDTHFSTFGTNNEEGSGLGLLLCQDFVVKNGGKLWFTSKKGEGSIFSFSVPLKK
- a CDS encoding UDP-glucuronic acid decarboxylase family protein — encoded protein: MKNILVSGGAGFIGSHLCTRLINEGHHVICLDNLFTGAEANIEHLKSNSLFEFVHHDVEFPYHTETLDEIYNLACPASPIHYQYDAIKTIKTSVLGAINMLGLAKKTNAKILQASTSEIYGDPVVHPQVESYWGNVNPIGIRSCYDEGKRCSETLFMDYHRQNNIRIKIIRIFNTYGPRMLPNDGRVVSNFVVQALQDHDITIYGTGDQTRSFQYIDDLIEGMVRMMNTEDEFIGPVNLGNPNEFSILELAEKVIQLTGSKSKLVFKPLPHDDPKQRQPDITLAKEKLNWKPTIELEDGLKRIVEYFKEYRK